Proteins encoded within one genomic window of Enterococcus haemoperoxidus ATCC BAA-382:
- the radA gene encoding DNA repair protein RadA: protein MAKKAKVQFECQTCGYISPKYLGRCPNCGQWNTMTEEIIQDTTDRRARVSLTGKKTQPQRLAEVVPKKEPRVKTKLVELNRVLGGGVVPGSLVLIGGDPGIGKSTLLLQVSQQLAEIGGKVLYVSGEESAEQIKMRAERLSSIDTEFYLYAETDMNEISRAIEKLEPDYVIIDSIQTMTQPDVTSVAGSVSQVRETTAELLKIAKTNGIAIFIVGHVTKEGSIAGPRMLEHMVDTVLYFEGDKHHTFRILRAVKNRFGSTNEIGIFEMREHGLEEVANPSQVFLEERLADATGSAIVVAMEGTRPILVEVQALVTPTMFGNAKRTTTGLDFNRVSLIMAVLEKRAGLLLQNQDAYLKAAGGVKINEPAIDLAVAVSIASSYKENGTKPTECFIGEIGLTGEIRRVNSIEQRVREAQKLGFTKIYLPKNNLGGWTPPEGIEIVGVATIGETLRKVFK from the coding sequence ATGGCAAAAAAAGCAAAAGTTCAATTTGAGTGTCAAACGTGCGGGTATATCTCCCCTAAATATTTAGGACGCTGTCCGAATTGCGGCCAGTGGAACACAATGACCGAAGAAATCATTCAAGATACGACAGATCGTCGTGCTAGAGTTAGTTTAACTGGTAAAAAGACTCAGCCGCAGCGTTTAGCGGAAGTTGTTCCTAAGAAAGAACCCAGGGTTAAAACTAAGTTGGTAGAACTGAATCGTGTGTTAGGTGGCGGTGTCGTTCCTGGATCACTTGTTCTGATTGGCGGAGATCCTGGGATCGGTAAATCAACACTGTTATTACAAGTGTCACAACAGCTTGCTGAAATCGGCGGCAAAGTACTCTATGTATCTGGTGAGGAAAGTGCGGAACAAATCAAAATGCGTGCTGAGCGTTTAAGCTCGATCGATACGGAATTTTATTTGTATGCTGAAACAGATATGAACGAAATAAGTCGTGCAATCGAAAAGTTGGAACCAGATTATGTGATCATCGACTCCATTCAAACAATGACGCAACCTGATGTGACCAGTGTGGCCGGAAGCGTCAGCCAAGTACGAGAGACGACAGCTGAACTATTGAAAATAGCTAAAACCAATGGGATTGCGATCTTCATTGTAGGTCATGTGACCAAAGAAGGCTCGATTGCAGGGCCACGTATGCTTGAGCACATGGTAGATACTGTTTTATATTTTGAAGGTGATAAGCATCATACATTCAGAATATTAAGAGCAGTAAAAAATCGTTTTGGTTCCACCAATGAGATCGGTATTTTCGAAATGCGGGAGCATGGACTAGAAGAAGTCGCGAATCCTTCTCAAGTCTTTTTAGAAGAGCGACTGGCTGATGCCACTGGTTCAGCAATTGTTGTAGCGATGGAAGGAACACGTCCGATTTTAGTTGAGGTTCAGGCTTTGGTAACACCAACGATGTTTGGGAATGCCAAACGGACAACGACTGGACTAGATTTTAATCGTGTTTCCTTGATTATGGCAGTTTTAGAGAAGCGTGCCGGATTGCTACTACAAAATCAAGATGCGTATCTTAAAGCTGCTGGAGGCGTGAAAATCAACGAACCAGCCATTGATTTAGCAGTGGCTGTGAGCATTGCTTCCAGCTATAAAGAAAATGGTACAAAGCCAACAGAATGTTTTATTGGTGAAATTGGTTTGACTGGTGAGATTCGTCGTGTGAATAGTATTGAACAACGAGTACGAGAAGCACAGAAGCTAGGTTTCACTAAAATTTATTTACCAAAAAATAATTTAGGTGGTTGGACTCCACCAGAAGGCATCGAGATTGTTGGTGTTGCGACAATCGGAGAAACACTAAGAAAAGTATTCAAATAG
- a CDS encoding dUTP diphosphatase, translating into MKQRGFEIITDYKDQGIALPERATKGAAGYDFEAAETVVVPSIWKLQAQGIAPKPVLVKTGIKAYMAENEYLELVSRSSNPLKRFLMLANGVGVIDRDYYNNEGNEGHIMFQFLNFGYEEMVIEKGERIGQGIFKPFLLADVDDVETERTGGFGSSGKN; encoded by the coding sequence ATGAAACAACGAGGATTTGAGATTATTACAGATTATAAAGACCAAGGCATTGCACTTCCTGAGCGTGCGACAAAAGGGGCTGCAGGCTACGACTTTGAAGCGGCTGAAACAGTCGTTGTCCCAAGCATTTGGAAACTACAAGCACAAGGTATAGCACCAAAACCAGTTTTGGTAAAAACAGGAATCAAAGCGTACATGGCTGAAAATGAGTATTTAGAATTAGTGAGTCGTTCATCAAATCCTTTGAAACGCTTTTTAATGTTAGCCAATGGTGTAGGTGTGATCGATCGCGATTATTATAATAACGAAGGCAATGAAGGGCATATCATGTTTCAGTTTTTGAATTTCGGTTATGAAGAGATGGTCATTGAAAAAGGCGAACGAATTGGACAAGGAATCTTTAAACCATTTCTTTTAGCCGATGTTGATGACGTAGAAACAGAACGCACAGGCGGATTTGGCTCTTCTGGTAAAAATTAA